Proteins encoded together in one Procambarus clarkii isolate CNS0578487 chromosome 67, FALCON_Pclarkii_2.0, whole genome shotgun sequence window:
- the LOC123767654 gene encoding cystatin-B isoform X3 produces MRAGGTSETKAPNDEVQQLLLTVKDQVEEKLGRTLAEFKLLSYKTQVVAGRNYFAKIDIGDGEVIHLRVYEDLQRRVTLHSVQVEKSLHDDISYF; encoded by the exons ATGAGGGCTGGTGGAACATCTGAAACCAAGGCTCCGAACGATGAAGTTCAGCAGCTCCTCTTGACTGTCAAGGATCAG GTGGAGGAGAAGTTGGGTCGGACGTTGGCAGAGTTCAAGCTCCTCTCCTACAAGACTCAAGTGGTGGCTGGACGAAACTACTTTGCCAAG ATTGACATCGGCGATGGTGAGGTGATTCACCTGCGCGTGTACGAGGACCTCCAGCGGAGGGTGACCCTACACTCCGTGCAGGTCGAAAAGAGTCTCCATGATGACATTTCTTACTTCTGA
- the LOC123767654 gene encoding cystatin-B isoform X2: MVWLGSVFMGGDGGSGGRHWCLSSCRYRTCSLFLLQVKMRAGGTSETKAPNDEVQQLLLTVKDQVEEKLGRTLAEFKLLSYKTQVVAGRNYFAKIDIGDGEVIHLRVYEDLQRRVTLHSVQVEKSLHDDISYF; encoded by the exons ATGGTTTGGCTGGGGTCCGTGTTTATGGGCggggatggtggcagtggtggccgcCATTGGTGCCTCAGCTCCTGCCGCTACCGTACGtgttcactctttctcctg CAGGTCAAGATGAGGGCTGGTGGAACATCTGAAACCAAGGCTCCGAACGATGAAGTTCAGCAGCTCCTCTTGACTGTCAAGGATCAG GTGGAGGAGAAGTTGGGTCGGACGTTGGCAGAGTTCAAGCTCCTCTCCTACAAGACTCAAGTGGTGGCTGGACGAAACTACTTTGCCAAG ATTGACATCGGCGATGGTGAGGTGATTCACCTGCGCGTGTACGAGGACCTCCAGCGGAGGGTGACCCTACACTCCGTGCAGGTCGAAAAGAGTCTCCATGATGACATTTCTTACTTCTGA
- the LOC123767654 gene encoding cystatin-B isoform X1: MVAVVAAIGASAPAATQVKMRAGGTSETKAPNDEVQQLLLTVKDQVEEKLGRTLAEFKLLSYKTQVVAGRNYFAKIDIGDGEVIHLRVYEDLQRRVTLHSVQVEKSLHDDISYF; encoded by the exons atggtggcagtggtggccgcCATTGGTGCCTCAGCTCCTGCCGCTACC CAGGTCAAGATGAGGGCTGGTGGAACATCTGAAACCAAGGCTCCGAACGATGAAGTTCAGCAGCTCCTCTTGACTGTCAAGGATCAG GTGGAGGAGAAGTTGGGTCGGACGTTGGCAGAGTTCAAGCTCCTCTCCTACAAGACTCAAGTGGTGGCTGGACGAAACTACTTTGCCAAG ATTGACATCGGCGATGGTGAGGTGATTCACCTGCGCGTGTACGAGGACCTCCAGCGGAGGGTGACCCTACACTCCGTGCAGGTCGAAAAGAGTCTCCATGATGACATTTCTTACTTCTGA